AATTTTATTTGTTTTTTCTAAGTTATCGATATGATATCTTTCTAGTTGTTCAACTTCTTGAGCCATTTCAATAACTTCTTTTACAAAATCTCTATGAAATGAGCGATTACTAATGAAACTATAAATCCCTACAGCTCCGATTAAAACAAGTGAAGCTAATAGTAGTAGCCAGTATACAGATGTAAACGCCAATACCAAGTTGAATTCCAGCATTTTTATTCCTCCCAAAATAGTAAATTATTAAATCTTAATTATATTTATTTAGAATATATTTTAGCAATATATGAAGAAAATTGCTTAATATAAATATAATTGATATAGCTAGGCTGTTTATGATAAAATTGCATTTGCGATTCGTTTGCATAAATTAAAGTTCGGACACATGAAGCTGAAAATAAATAATAAACCTAAATTGTAAGTTTGGAGAAAATATGAATAAAATTTTGGAAGTAAAAAATTTAACTTTTAATTACGCTGATACCATGGTATTTAAAGATATCTCTTTAGTCTTAGATGAAGAAGAGTTTATAGGTATTTCTGGACCTAATGGTGCAGGGAAAAGTACTTTGCTGAAACTTATCTTAGGTCAACTTAAACCACTATCAGGAGAAATCAGTTTGTTTGGTGAAAAAGTTTCCGATTTTAAAGATTGGCAAAAAGTAGGTTATATTTCACAAAAGATGGTTGATCTAAATGCTTCATTCCCAGCTAGTGTTTTGGAAGTTGTGCTCTCAAATATGTATAAGAGCATAGGTTTTGGGTTACCAGCTCGCAAAAAACATAAGGAAAAAGCTCTCGAAGTATTAAATTTAGTAGGAGCTGCTCATTTAGTTGACAAGAGAATTGGCGAACTATCAGGAGGACAGCAGCAACGAGTTTTCTTAGCCAGAGCATTAGTCAATGATCCTGAACTGCTAATTTTAGATGAAGCAACAAGTGGAATTGATGCACAATCACAAGATAAGTTTTATGAACTATTGCAAAATTTAAGAGAACAGAAAAAAATTAGTATATTGATGGTTTCGCATGACATGTTAAGAATACATGATAATGTAGATAAACTATATTATCTTCTTGGCGACAGTATAGAGCTATATGATTTACATAATGATGAAGATCATGAGAGATTAAATCGAATAATTCATGGTGCTCCACATTCTTTTGGTGAGCGCTCTGAAACCTACCATTCTAAAATGTATCATGGAAAAGAATAAAAGAGTCAAGAAGGTTAGAATTAATAAAATTTACTTACTAGGATAAGATTTGCTTACTAGGCAAGAAGAGGAAGGGAAAACGATATAATGTTAGAAATGTTGTCATTTGGATTTATGAGAACAGCTCTTATAGTTGCTTTGTTTATTGGAGCAGCCTCAGCCTTTATAGGACAGACTGTAGTTCTTCGTAGACAAGCTAATATGGGTGATGCTTTATCTCACTCAGCCTTGGCTGGTGTTGCTTTGGGAGTTGTTTTAGGTTATAACCCTACTTTATGGTCATTGGCAGGAACTTTAGTTGCAGCATTTATTTTAGAGTTTGTGCGAAGAATGTTTCCGCGTTATGCTGAGATTGCATCTGCGATTGTTATAGCGTTTTCAGTAGGTTTAGCAGGTATTTTATCTAATATGGCGGGTACTGGAAAAAGTTTCGGGTCATACCTATTTGGTAGTATTGTAGCTATTAGTCCTGCTGAACGAAACTTAACTATATTGATTTGTTCTATAGTAATTATAGTTTCATTACTATTATATAAAGAGCTATTCTTTATGAGCTTCGACTCAGAAGGTGCAAAATTAGCTGGTATTAATATAATTCTAGTTGATGTTATTTTTATTATAATGACTGCTTTAACTGTAGGTGTGGCTTCTAGAAGCGTAGGTACACTTGTTATATCTTCATTATTGGTATTACCATATGCTACTGCAATGCAGCTACACTTGAATTATAAAAATACTCTAATTGCTAGTGTCATTATTGGTTCAAGTTGTACTTTAGTAGGAGTAATAGTTTCTTATGTATATGGTTTTGCTCCAGGTGGTTCAATTGTAATATTGAGTGTCATTGTATTGATTGTACTTAGTATTTTCAGTAAAATTTATATGTCTATAAAAGCTAATAGTATGAATAATAGATCTTAGTGATTAAATTTTTTCTTTGGAAGAATATAGTAATTACAAAAATTAGCTCCAGAGGAGGTTTTCATGGGAAATAAAAAGTCAAGAGATGAAGCATTACAGATTCTACGTGAAAATAACATTAGAAGAACAAGTGCTAGAGTTTATATGTTAGAAGCAATGCAAGCCGCTGAAGTTCCATTGGATGCAAAAGAAATATTTGATAAAGTTGTAGAAAAAGTAGGTGAGGACTCAATTTGGTTGAGTACTATATATAGAAATCTAGAGGTTTTTGAGGAAAAAGAACTAGTCCATCAAGTTAGAATGCCTGAATCTGAGAGTATTTATTATCACCTGCATGAACAAGAGCATAAACATTATGCTATATGCAAGAATTGTCGCAAGGAAATTCACTTGGATTTCTGTTATTTGGATGAGCTTTCAGATAGTCTGGAAAGTCAAGGGTTCACTCCTAAATATCACAGACTAGAAATTTTTGGGTTGTGTAAAGATTGCAATACAAAGTCAAATTAGCATTGAAGGCCGAAAAATAAATATCAAAAAAAGAAAGTCACGTTTTCTTAAACGTGACTTATATTTTGTCCTTCATTTATTGATGTCAGAACTACACCCTTATTTTTGTCATAAATCCAATCTATAGCCCATTGAGACTCAAAGAGAAGTACTGGATTGCCAAGGTGATCTTCGACTAACAAAGTACTTGATGTCATATCTAAATCTTCTAGATCTTTACTTGGAGCATCTTTCTCGAATTTCACCCAGCGAGCGAAGCGATAGTTTAAATTACTTTGAACTAGTTCAACCTTGTACTCATTCTTTAATCGCTCACGTAAGACATCGAACTGCAAGACACCAACAACACCAACAACATAAGTTTCTGTACCGATGCTAGGTTCTTTATACATCTGAATAGTACCTTCTTGTGCTAATTGGGTCATACCTTTTATAAATTGTTTACGTTTGAGACTATCCTTAGCTTGAACTCTAGCAAAGTGTTCCGGGGCGAAACTAGGTATGGCTTCGAAGTTTACCTCTGCGCCAGCAGAACATATGGAGTCACCAATTCTATAAATACCTGGATCATAAATACCAATAATATCTCCAGCGTAAGCTTGGTCTACAGTCTTATGATCTTGAGCCATGAACTGTTGAGGTTGCTGTAAACGTATTGTCTTGCTAGAGTTTACATTGACAACTTCCATATCTTTTTCGAATTTACCTGAGCATATTCTAAGAAATGCCAAACGGTCTCTGTGTCCTGGATTCATGTTTGCTTGAATTTTGAAGATAAAACCTCTAAAAGCCTCATCGTTAGGATCAATTAAACCTTGATCGCTCTTACGAGGACTTGGGGAAGGACTCATTTTCAAGAAATACTGTAAGAAAGTTTCTACACCAAAGTTACTAATAGCAGAACCAAAGAACATTGGTGTCAACTCACCATTATTAATAAGTTCGAAATCCAGATCATCTCCAGCGATATCGAGAAGCTCAATCTCTTCCATTAAAGTTTCGTGGTACTCAGTTCCGAGAATTTTATCTAGCTCTGGATCTTCAATAGAGTTTACGCTGACTGTAACTCTACTGGCACCGTGGTCTTCATTTTCGTCATTAAATAATTCAACTTCTCTGGTACGACGATTGTAAACACCTTTGAAATCACCATAAATTCCAATTGGCCAGTTGAAAGGAAAGGCAGATATACCTAGAACTTTTTCAATCTCATCCATTAATTCAAATGGGCTTCTGGCAGCTCTATCCATTTTATTGACAAAGGTGAAAATAGGAATTCCACGCATTCTACAAACTTGAAAGAGTTTAATGGTTTGTGGCTCAACACCTTTACCACCGTCAATAAGCATGACAGCAGCATCAGCTGCAGTAAGTGTACGATAAGTATCTTCAGAGAAGTCCTGGTGTCCTGGGGTATCAAGTATATTCACACAATAACCTTCGTATTCAAATTGCATTACAGAAGATGTTACAGAGATACCACGTTGCTTCTCTATCTCCATCCAGTCACTAGTTGCATGTCTGTTAGCTTTACGAGCTCTAACAGATCCAGCTTCATGTATAGCACCACCGTAAAGTAAGAATTTTTCTGTAATTGTAGTTTTACCTGCATCCGGGTGAGAG
Above is a window of Fastidiosipila sanguinis DNA encoding:
- a CDS encoding metal ABC transporter permease, whose protein sequence is MLEMLSFGFMRTALIVALFIGAASAFIGQTVVLRRQANMGDALSHSALAGVALGVVLGYNPTLWSLAGTLVAAFILEFVRRMFPRYAEIASAIVIAFSVGLAGILSNMAGTGKSFGSYLFGSIVAISPAERNLTILICSIVIIVSLLLYKELFFMSFDSEGAKLAGINIILVDVIFIIMTALTVGVASRSVGTLVISSLLVLPYATAMQLHLNYKNTLIASVIIGSSCTLVGVIVSYVYGFAPGGSIVILSVIVLIVLSIFSKIYMSIKANSMNNRS
- a CDS encoding metal ABC transporter ATP-binding protein; this encodes MNKILEVKNLTFNYADTMVFKDISLVLDEEEFIGISGPNGAGKSTLLKLILGQLKPLSGEISLFGEKVSDFKDWQKVGYISQKMVDLNASFPASVLEVVLSNMYKSIGFGLPARKKHKEKALEVLNLVGAAHLVDKRIGELSGGQQQRVFLARALVNDPELLILDEATSGIDAQSQDKFYELLQNLREQKKISILMVSHDMLRIHDNVDKLYYLLGDSIELYDLHNDEDHERLNRIIHGAPHSFGERSETYHSKMYHGKE
- a CDS encoding peptide chain release factor 3; translated protein: MNSELNEQKNKNKLKQELDREIDRRRTFAIISHPDAGKTTITEKFLLYGGAIHEAGSVRARKANRHATSDWMEIEKQRGISVTSSVMQFEYEGYCVNILDTPGHQDFSEDTYRTLTAADAAVMLIDGGKGVEPQTIKLFQVCRMRGIPIFTFVNKMDRAARSPFELMDEIEKVLGISAFPFNWPIGIYGDFKGVYNRRTREVELFNDENEDHGASRVTVSVNSIEDPELDKILGTEYHETLMEEIELLDIAGDDLDFELINNGELTPMFFGSAISNFGVETFLQYFLKMSPSPSPRKSDQGLIDPNDEAFRGFIFKIQANMNPGHRDRLAFLRICSGKFEKDMEVVNVNSSKTIRLQQPQQFMAQDHKTVDQAYAGDIIGIYDPGIYRIGDSICSAGAEVNFEAIPSFAPEHFARVQAKDSLKRKQFIKGMTQLAQEGTIQMYKEPSIGTETYVVGVVGVLQFDVLRERLKNEYKVELVQSNLNYRFARWVKFEKDAPSKDLEDLDMTSSTLLVEDHLGNPVLLFESQWAIDWIYDKNKGVVLTSINEGQNISHV
- a CDS encoding Fur family transcriptional regulator, with amino-acid sequence MGNKKSRDEALQILRENNIRRTSARVYMLEAMQAAEVPLDAKEIFDKVVEKVGEDSIWLSTIYRNLEVFEEKELVHQVRMPESESIYYHLHEQEHKHYAICKNCRKEIHLDFCYLDELSDSLESQGFTPKYHRLEIFGLCKDCNTKSN